The genome window GTGTCGGCCGCGGCCGCCAGCGCCCGGTCGGTGACGATGGTCAGCCGGACTCCGTTCACGTCCAGCGCGATATGGCTCTGGTCGCCCAGCCACTGGTTGGCGATCACCGTGCCCTGCAGCTGCGTCTCGCCCGCACGGGCGGCGCCGACGCGGATCTCGTGGCCGCGGATGCCGAGATGGACCTTTCCGCCCTCGGCCAGGCCGGGGCCAGCATGCGGCAGGCGGAAGGCGGCCGCGCCGTCCTCGCCCTGCACCTCGACCGCCAGCTTGCCGTTCTCCCGCACCACCCGGGCGGGGAACAGGTTCATCGGCGGCTCGCCGATGAAGCCGGCGACGAACAGGTTGGCCGGCCGCCGCTTCAGCTCGGTGGGCGAGGCGAATTGCTGCAGCCGCCCGCCCTCCATCACCGCGATGCGGTCGGCCAGGGCCAGCGCCTCGGTCTGGTCATGGGTCACGAAGACCGTCGTCATCCTGTGCTCGATCAGATAGTCCTTGATGCGCGCCCGTAGCACGGCACGCAGCTGCGGTTCCAGCTGCGACATCGGCTCGTCGAGCAGGGACAGCGGCGCCCGCCGCACCAGGGCGCGGGCCAGGCTGACCCGCTGCTGCTGGCCGCCGGAGATCGCCTGCGGATAGCGGTCCAGGATGTCGCCGATCTCCAAGAGGGCCGCGACCTGCGCCACGCGCTGTTGCACCTCGGCCCTCGGGATGCGGTCGCGCAGCAGGCTGAAGCCGATGTTGTCGCGCACGGTCAGCGGCGGGTAGAGGGCGTAGCCCTCGAAGGCCATGGCCACGTTGCGCTCCGCCGGGCGCAGGTCGTTGACCACGCGGTCGCCGATCCGGATGGTGCCTTCCGACGCGCTCTCGAACCCCGCGATCATGCGCAGGGTCGAGGTCTTGCCGCAGCCGGAGGAGCCGAGCAGGCCGACCAGCTCGCCGTCGCGCAGCGCCAGCGACACGGCATCGACCGCGCGGATCGGATGGGCCAGCCGCGGCCCGTAGATCTTGGAGACGGCGTCGAGAGTCAGGGTTGCCATCGGAACTCCTCAGGCCGTCGCGGCCGGCAGGCGGGCGCCGGTCTCGCGGTCGAAGCACAGCGCGCGGGCCAGGTCCGGCCGGGCCCAGGCGCGGCGCCGGCCGCGGCCGAGATCGGCGCCCTGATCCTCCGGCCGGCTGGCCAGGATCTCGGTGCCGTCGGCGGCGCGCAGCAGCATCACGGTGCGGACATTCAGCGGCGTCACCGCCTCCAGGTCCACCGGCACCGCGTCCTCCGCCGGCTCGAACCGCACCTCGACATCCTCCGGCCGCAGCCCGACCAGGCAGGGCTTGCCGGCGGGCACCGCGGCCGGCGCCGGGAAGGCGGTGCCGGCGATGCTGATCCGGCCGTCCTGCGCCGCGGTCTCGATCAGGTTGATCGGCGGGGCGCCGAACAGCCGGGCGATGCGCGTGTCCTGCGGCTTGCCGTAGATGCCGGCGGGGGTGTCGGCCTGGCGGAAGCGGCCGTCCAGCAGCACGCCGACCCGGTCGCCCAGCGCCATCGCCTCCTTGTAGTCCTGCGTGACGTAGAGGACGGTGGCGCCGACGGCGCGCAGCAGGCGCGGCAGCTCCTGCCGCATCTCGTAGCGGATCTTGGCGTCGACATTGCGCAGCGGGTCGTCGAGCAGCAGCACCGAGGGCGAGCACACCAGGCTGCGGGCCAGGGCGGTGCGCTGCTTCTGCCCGTTCGACAGCTGCTTCGGCAGGTGGTCCAGCACATGGCCGATGCGCAGCAGCTCCGCCACCTCCTTGACCCGCTTCCGGATCTCGGTCTCGCCGGTCCGCCGGGCCCTGAGCGGGCTGGCGATGTTCTCGAAGGCCGGCAGGTGCGGGTACAGGGCGAAGTTCTGGAACGCCATGCCGACGTCCCGCTGCTCCGGCCCCTGGCCGAGGATCGAGGTCCCGCCGATCCGGATGTCGCCGGCCTCCGGCTGCAGGATGCCGGCGATCAGGCGCAGCAGCACGGTCTTGCCGGCGCCGGACGGGCCGAACACCACCACGAACTCGCCCTTCTCGACCGCGAGGTCGAGGCCGTCGAGGATCTGCGCCTTGCCGAAGCTCTTGCCGATGCCGGCGATGTCGAGGAAGGCCATGGTCGTCACCCCTTCACGGCGCCGAGGCTGAGCCCCTCGACCAGGTAGCGCTGGGCATAGAGGGCGAGGGCCAGGGTCGGCAGGATCGACAGCACTAGCGCGGCGGCGATCTGGCCGTAATTGATGCCGGACGCGGTGATGAAGGCCAGCGCCCCGACCGTCACCGGCTGGATCGAGCTGGACCCCAGGATCAGCGCGAAGATGAAGTTGTTCCAGGCGAAGATGAAGGCGAGCAGGGCGGCGGCGGCGATGCCGGGCCGGGCCAGCGGCACCGCGATCTTCAGGAAGGTGCGCAGCCAGGAATGGCCGTCCAGGCGATAGGCGTTCTCGATGTCCTCGCTGATGTCCTCGAAATAGCCGCGCACGATCCACAGGATCAGCGGCAAGGTGATCAGCTGGTACACCCAGATCAGCCCGATATAGGTGTCGCTGAGCCCGAGGTCCTGGAAGTACAGCTGCAGCGGCAGCAGCACCAGCAGCGGCGGGGCGAAGCGGAAGGACAGCATGGTGAAGGCCATGTTTTCGCCCAGCCGGAACTTGAACCGGGCGAAGGCATAGGCCGCCGGCACGCCGAGCAGCAGCGACAGCAGCACCGAGCAGGCGCTGAGGATCAGGCTGTTCAGCAGGTTCTGCATGTAGTCGATCTTCAGCGCGCCGACATTGGTCGACAGCTCGCCGGCGATGAGGGCGGCGTAGTTCTCCAGGGTCGGGGTGAAGATGACGCTGGGCGGGCTGCGCAGGATGTCGGCGTTGGTCATGAACGACATCAGCGCCACCCAGACCAGCGGGAACAGGAAGAACAGCGCCACCAGGGCCAGCAGCACGCCGCGGAGGATCCGGCCGCCGATCCCGCTTGCATGATTCATGGCTCGCCTCCCGTCACGCCCGGCCATGCGCGCGAGCGCGCAGGCGGAGCCACTGCTTGATGAAGACGTTGCTGAGCGCGAAGGTGATCGCCCACAGCACCATCAGGATCGCGGCAGACCGGCCGATATTGGTGAAGGTGAAGGCCTCGAGATAGGCCCGCACCTGGAACAGCATCAGCCGGTCGCCCGGGCCGCCCTGGGTCATGGCGTAGACGATGTCGAACTGCTGGATGCTGTCCAGCATCCGGAACAGGCTGGCCGTCAGGATGTAGGGCAGCAGCATCGGCAAAGTGATGCGGAAGAACACGAAGCTGCGCGGCACGCCGTCCAGCTCCGCCGCCTCGAAGGGCTGGCGGGGCAGGGCGCGCAGGCCCGCCAGCAGCAGGATGGCGATGAAGGGCGTGTAGACCCAGGTGTCGACCAGCACCACGGTGAACATCGCCGAGGCCGGGTCCGACGCCCAGCGGAAATCGGTGAAGCCCAGGCTGTTCACGACATAGCTGAGGATCCCGAAATTCGGGTTGGTCATCAGCTTCCACATCAGGCTGGCGATCGCCGGCGCCACCATCAGCGGCAGGATCAGCAGCACGCTCATCAGGTCGTTGACCAGCGTCCGCCGAACCAGCAGCAGGGCGATGCCGAGGCCCAGCAGCAGCTGCACGCCGACGGTCAGCACGGTGTAGGTCAGCGACACCTGGATCGTGCCCCAGAACCGCCCGTCCGAGAACAGGGCCACGAAGTTGTCCAGCCACACCATCCGCCGCGCGGACGGGAAGGCCAGGTTGTAGCGCTGCAGCGAGTAGACCACCGCGGTGGCGAAGGGGATCAGGATCCCGATGGTGACCAGCAGCGCCGGCAGGCTCAGCAGATAGGGCAGCAGGCCGGGGCCGGCGCGGCGGCGCGTTCGGGGGGCGGTGTCGGCGGTGATGGTGGCCACGGGTCAGAGGTCCTCTCGGAAGACGGTCGCTGAGGCCCCGCCCCCGCCGGGGGGAGAGAGACGGCGGGGGCGGGCTGCCGCGCGGGCCGGCGGGGCGAGGGCCGGTCCGCGCGGGACGGCGTCAGTCGGCCAGTCCGGCGTCCTGCAGCTGCTGGTCGATGAACTCGGCCAGCTGGTCCAGCCCCTCGTCGACCGGGATCTCCTTGGCGTACATCTTCTGCAGGCTCGCCGCCCATTCCGTGGTCAGGTTGAAGAACAGCGGCTGCGGCGTGAAGTAGATCTTCGACCCGGCGGCCGAGGCCTTGTATTGGTCGAGATAGCCCGGATAGCTCTCCAGCCGCTTGTGGAAGTCGGCATTGTCCCAGACCGACTGGCGCACCGGGTTGACCAGGTCGGCCTTGGTGGCGCCGAAGGTGGTGTGCTCGGTGCCGCTGGCCCATTGCACGAAGGTCCAGCCGGCCTCGGGCTGCTGCGAGAAGGCGCTCATCGCCAGCGACCAGATCCAGACATTGGGCGTCGGCGCCGCGGCGCCGGGCTTGGCGCTGAACGCGTGGTAGGCCAGGTTGCCGGCCTCTTTGGTGCCCTTGTTCTGGAAGTAGCCCAGGATGTCGGCGTCGAAGATCATGGCCGACGCGCCGGCGCCCAGGTCGTTGCCGACCTCGTACCAGGTGTAGGTGGTCCAGTTCTTCGGCCCGCCCTTCTGGATCATCTCGATCCAGAGCCTGGTGAACTCCTTGGCCTCGGCGCTGTTCATCGCCGCCTTCAGCTTGCCGTCGGTGACCTCGAAGTCCTTGCCGCCATAGTTGGTCAGGCCGGACAGATAGCCCGGATGGATCGTCGCCCAGCTGCGGCTGCCGCGCACGCCGACGCCGTAGAAGCCCTGGTTCAGCGCGCTCAGCTTGCCGGCCTGATCGACCATCTCCGGCAGGTCCTTCGGCGGCTTCATGCCGGCGGCGTCGAAGATCCGCTTGTTGTAGGCGACGCTGTTCAGCTCGAAGCCCCAGGGCACGGCCCATTGCTTGGCGCCGTCGCCGCCCAGCGGCTGGCCCGGCACGCCCGACCAGGCGGTGGAGGACCGCAGGCCCGGCAGCACGTCGTCCCAATTGTAGGCGGCCGCCGTCAGCTCCGGGTTCCTGATGTACTCGTTCATGTCGGCCAGCCAGCCGGCCGGGCCGTACTGCCAGGTCTGGTAGGCGCCGGTCATGAACACGTCGTATTGCGGCGACTTGCTCGACAGGGTGGCGGTCACCTTGTCGAAATAGACGTCCTCCGGGAACACGTCGTAGCTGACGTCCAGGCCGGTCAGCGCCTTGAAGTTGTCGAGGTTGGCGATCATCGCATCCGTGTAGGGATGCTTGTTCAGCAGCAGGCTGATCTTCTTGCCGGAGAACTTCTTGAAATCGGGGCCGTGGGCGGCCGGGGCGCGGGTGCCCGCCTGGTTCAGCAGGAAGCCGGCCGCGGCGGCGCCGAGGCCCAGCTTCACGGCCCCGGTCATCAGCTCCCGCCGTGACATCTGGCCTGCGACATGGCGGTCGAACAGATCGGTCGTGCGCTTCATCGGTGTCCTCCCAGGAGTTTGTCGTTGTCAGCTGGTCTCACGCTGCCGCCGCGGCGGCGGCCGGGCACCCCGGCGCGCGGCCATGGCCACGGCCGCGGATTCGTCGATGATCAGGTCGGTCACCATGCCGCTCGTCAGCGCCGCGGTGATGGCCTCGGCCTTGATGGCGCCGCCGGCGATGGCGACGACGCGGCGGCCCTTCAGGTCGTCGAGCCCGACGCTCAGCGCCCGGTCGTTGACCTCGGAGGCGACGCGGCGGCCCTCGGCGTCGAGGAATTGGCCGACTAGGTCGCCGACCGCGCCCTTGGCCCGCAGGTCGTCGTATTCCTCGCGGGTCAGCACGCCGGTCTGCAGCATATGCGCCTGCGGCCCCAGCTCGCCGATGCCGACCAGGCACAACGTCGCCCGGTGGGCCAGGGCCAGCACCGCCTGGACGCTCTTCTGCGACAGCATCACCGCCTTGTCGCCGAGGCTGTCGGCGGCCATCGGCACCGGCATGAAATAGCCCTCGCCGCCGGTCTTGTCGGCCAGGCGCTGCACCACGTCGAACGGATTGGCGGAGGATTTGCGGGTCAGGCTGCCCAAGAGCGATACGAACTTGGCGTCCGGCACGGCGATCCGCGGCAGCCGGTTGACCAGCGCGGCCAAAGTGCGGCCGTGGCTGACGCCGATCACTTTGTCGCCGGCCGTCTCCAGGTAGCGTGAAAGATAGGCGGCGCCCTCGGCCCCCAGCGCCTCGAACGGCTGGTCCTCGTCGTCGGTCGAGGGCACCACGCGGCAGAAGCCCAGGCCGTAGCGGTCGATCAGCCCGTCCTCCAGCTTCAGGCATTCGGCCGGGCGGCCGGCGATGTGGACGCTGACCAGGCCCAGCTCCTCGGCCAGCGAGATCAGCCGGTGCGCCTTGACCCGCGACACGCCCAGGCGGTCGGCGATCTCGCCCTGGGTCAGGCGGCGCACATAGGACAGCCACGCGGCGCGCGTGGCCAGGCTGACCTGCTCGTCCATCCCGTCGATCCGGCTCCGTTGCTCCGGGTGTGTAATTTTTTACACCGGCTGAACAGAATTTCATCGTGGCGCGGATCGATGGGGCCGTCAACCCTTCGAAAGGGATCACGGCCGCTCGGGAGCGATGGGCCTTACCGCCGCGGCATGGTGACGTCCGGCGCCAGGCGGGTCTGGGCCGCCAGGCGGATCGGGGCGTTGGCGGCGCCGAAGCCGGCATAGCCGCGGCGCTGCACGATCTCGAAGAAGAATCGGTCGGCGAAGCTGGTGGTATAGAGCTGGAAGAACTCGCCGCCGCCGTCGCGGTCGTAGAGGATCCCGGCCTCGCGCAGCCGGTCGACCAGCTCGGGCTCCAGCCCGAAGCGGGCCTCGATGTCGTCGTGGTAGTTGGCCGGGATCGGCAGGAACCTCACGCCGTCCTGCCGCATCCGCGCCGCGGCGGCGAAGATGTCGTCCGTCTCCAGCGCGATGTGCTGGATGCCGGAACCGAAGAACTCGGACCGGAAGCGCGCCGACAGGGTGCGCTGGCTCTGCGAGGCGTTCAGCACGATGCGCAGCGTGCCCTCGGCGTTCTGCACCACCTGGCTGCGCACCAGCCCGGCGGGATCCGGGATCTCCAGCTCCGGCGTCTTCTCCAGGTCGAAGATCGAGCCGTAGAACAGCAGCCAGGACAGCATCTCGTCATACTGCATCGACTGCGACAGATGGTCGATCCGCGCCAGCCCGGCCTCCGGCGCCGCGCCGTCATCGACCGGGACGAAATCGATCTCGCGCCATCGCGCCAGCTCGCTGCCGGGATCGACCAGGTAGATCAGGCTGCCGCCGACGCCGCGGATCGCCGGGATCTCCAGCTCGCCCGGCCCGACCTCCTGGCGGAACCCCGTCGCCAGCAGGGCGCCGGCCCGCGCCGTCGCTGCCCGGGCGTCGTCGACCTTGAGGCATATCGCGCAGGCGGCCGGGCCGTGCATGATGTAGGCGGCATGGGCGTAGCCCTCCTTCTCGCGGTTGACGAGAAGGGCGATCCCGCCCTGCGACCACAGGGTCACGTCCTTCGACCGGTGCCGGCCGCGCCGGGCGAAGCCGAGGCCGGCGAACAGCGCCTCCAGCTCGATCGCGCCGGCCTCGTCGACCGCGAACTCCACGAACTCGACGCCCAGGCAACGGGCGCGCTCCGGCAGCAGCGGCCGGGCCCGTTCGACGGCGGGCTTGCGCCGCTCCAGCGTGTCGGCCAGCTGCAGCAGCGACCGCCGCCCGTCGATCGCGACCGACCGGGCCGGGCCGGCCCGGAAATGGTCGTTGAAGATCTCCAGCGAATACACGCCGTCATAGCCGGTCGCGGCCACCGCCTCGATGAAGGCGGTCACCGGCAGGTCGCCCTGGCCCGGCAGGTTGCGGAAATGGCGGCTCCAGGACAGCAGGTCCATCTCCAGCCGCGGCGCGTCGGCCAGTTGCACCAGGAAGATCCGGTCGGCCGGGATGGCGCGGATGCTGTCCGGGTCGATGCCGCGCGCGAGCGTGTGGAAGCTGTCCAGGATCAGCCCGATGTTCGGATGGCCGGCGCGGCGCACGACCTCCCACGCGTCGCGGTGGTCGTTGACGTGCCGGCCCCAGGCCAGCGCCTCGAAGCCGACCTTCAGCCCGCGCTTCGCCGCCCGTTCCCCCAGCTCGCGGAAATCCGCGGCGGCGCGGTCGATGCCGCCCAGCGCGGCCGGCGACACGTTGGAGCAGACGAGCAGCAGGTCGGCGCCCAACTCGCCCATCAGGTCGAACTTCCGCTCGGCCCGGTCGAACACCCGGGCGCGCTGCGGCTCCGGCATGCCTTCGAAGTCGCGGAAGGGCTGGAAGGTGGTCACGACCAAGCCGGCGTCGCGCACCATCCGGCCGACCTCGCGCGGCGCCGCGTCGAACGACAGGAAGTCGTTCTCGAAGATCTCGACGCCGTCGAAGCCGGCGGCGGCGATCGCCTCCAGCTTGTCGCGCAGGTCGCCGCTCAGGGACACGGTGGTGATCGACGTCTTCATCGGAAGGACCTCCCGTCCCGGCTCACTTCTTCCGCAGCTTCTCCAGCTCGGCCTGCAGCAGCGCCACGGTGTCCTCGCCGATCTTGGGGCGGAACTCCTCGACCACCGGCGCGGTGGCGGCGCGCAGCTTCGCCACCTCCTCGGGCGGGAGCTCGGTCACCTCCATGCCGTTGGCGCGGATCTCGTCCAGCGCCTTGGCGTCCGCCTCGCGCGACACCTGGCGCTGAATGTCCCGCGCCCCGGTCGCGGCCGACTGCAGCACCGCCCGCTCCTCGTCGTTCAGCCTGTCCCAGAACGCCTTGCTGACCAGGACGATCTGCGGGTTGTACTGATGGCGGGTCAGGGTCAGGTACTTCTGCACCTCGTAGAACTTGGCGTTCAGGATGTTGGCCGACGGGTTCTCCTGGCCGTCGACGGTGCCGGTCTCCAGCGCGCCATACAGCTCGGGATAGGGCATCGGCACGGCGTTGGCGCCGAGCGCGTTGAACAGCGCGATCGGGATCGGCGACTGGATGGTGCGGATCTTCAGCCCCTTGATGTCCTCGACCTTGGCCACCGGATGCCGGTTGTTGGTCAGGTTGCGGAACCCCAGCTCCCAATAGGCCAGGCCGACCAGCCCCTTTGCCGGCAGCAGCTCCAGCAGATGGGCACCGAACGGGCCGTCCATCACCGCATCGGCCTCCTGCGGCGTGTCGAACAGGAAGGGCAGGTCGACCGCGCCGAAGGCCGGGGCGTTGCCGGACAGGATGCCGGCGTTCATCACCGTCATCTCGACGATGCCGCCCTGCAGCGCCGACAGGACCTGGACGTCGCCGCCCAGCGTGCCGCCGGGGAACAGCTGCACCGTGATCTTGCCGCCGCTCTTCTCGGCGACGATCGCGGCGAATTTCTCCATGCCGGTGACCTGGGGATGGCCCTTGCTGTTCGCCGCCGCGAACTTGATGTGCTGCTCGCGGATCTCGGCCC of Inquilinus sp. Marseille-Q2685 contains these proteins:
- a CDS encoding bifunctional sugar phosphate isomerase/epimerase/4-hydroxyphenylpyruvate dioxygenase family protein, whose product is MKTSITTVSLSGDLRDKLEAIAAAGFDGVEIFENDFLSFDAAPREVGRMVRDAGLVVTTFQPFRDFEGMPEPQRARVFDRAERKFDLMGELGADLLLVCSNVSPAALGGIDRAAADFRELGERAAKRGLKVGFEALAWGRHVNDHRDAWEVVRRAGHPNIGLILDSFHTLARGIDPDSIRAIPADRIFLVQLADAPRLEMDLLSWSRHFRNLPGQGDLPVTAFIEAVAATGYDGVYSLEIFNDHFRAGPARSVAIDGRRSLLQLADTLERRKPAVERARPLLPERARCLGVEFVEFAVDEAGAIELEALFAGLGFARRGRHRSKDVTLWSQGGIALLVNREKEGYAHAAYIMHGPAACAICLKVDDARAATARAGALLATGFRQEVGPGELEIPAIRGVGGSLIYLVDPGSELARWREIDFVPVDDGAAPEAGLARIDHLSQSMQYDEMLSWLLFYGSIFDLEKTPELEIPDPAGLVRSQVVQNAEGTLRIVLNASQSQRTLSARFRSEFFGSGIQHIALETDDIFAAAARMRQDGVRFLPIPANYHDDIEARFGLEPELVDRLREAGILYDRDGGGEFFQLYTTSFADRFFFEIVQRRGYAGFGAANAPIRLAAQTRLAPDVTMPRR
- a CDS encoding ABC transporter ATP-binding protein; its protein translation is MATLTLDAVSKIYGPRLAHPIRAVDAVSLALRDGELVGLLGSSGCGKTSTLRMIAGFESASEGTIRIGDRVVNDLRPAERNVAMAFEGYALYPPLTVRDNIGFSLLRDRIPRAEVQQRVAQVAALLEIGDILDRYPQAISGGQQQRVSLARALVRRAPLSLLDEPMSQLEPQLRAVLRARIKDYLIEHRMTTVFVTHDQTEALALADRIAVMEGGRLQQFASPTELKRRPANLFVAGFIGEPPMNLFPARVVRENGKLAVEVQGEDGAAAFRLPHAGPGLAEGGKVHLGIRGHEIRVGAARAGETQLQGTVIANQWLGDQSHIALDVNGVRLTIVTDRALAAAADTRLMLALPESVLHLFDGDSGMAIAHGGRPAVAAAA
- a CDS encoding carbohydrate ABC transporter permease, with the protein product MNHASGIGGRILRGVLLALVALFFLFPLVWVALMSFMTNADILRSPPSVIFTPTLENYAALIAGELSTNVGALKIDYMQNLLNSLILSACSVLLSLLLGVPAAYAFARFKFRLGENMAFTMLSFRFAPPLLVLLPLQLYFQDLGLSDTYIGLIWVYQLITLPLILWIVRGYFEDISEDIENAYRLDGHSWLRTFLKIAVPLARPGIAAAALLAFIFAWNNFIFALILGSSSIQPVTVGALAFITASGINYGQIAAALVLSILPTLALALYAQRYLVEGLSLGAVKG
- a CDS encoding carbohydrate ABC transporter permease — its product is MATITADTAPRTRRRAGPGLLPYLLSLPALLVTIGILIPFATAVVYSLQRYNLAFPSARRMVWLDNFVALFSDGRFWGTIQVSLTYTVLTVGVQLLLGLGIALLLVRRTLVNDLMSVLLILPLMVAPAIASLMWKLMTNPNFGILSYVVNSLGFTDFRWASDPASAMFTVVLVDTWVYTPFIAILLLAGLRALPRQPFEAAELDGVPRSFVFFRITLPMLLPYILTASLFRMLDSIQQFDIVYAMTQGGPGDRLMLFQVRAYLEAFTFTNIGRSAAILMVLWAITFALSNVFIKQWLRLRARAHGRA
- a CDS encoding sugar-binding transcriptional regulator; its protein translation is MDEQVSLATRAAWLSYVRRLTQGEIADRLGVSRVKAHRLISLAEELGLVSVHIAGRPAECLKLEDGLIDRYGLGFCRVVPSTDDEDQPFEALGAEGAAYLSRYLETAGDKVIGVSHGRTLAALVNRLPRIAVPDAKFVSLLGSLTRKSSANPFDVVQRLADKTGGEGYFMPVPMAADSLGDKAVMLSQKSVQAVLALAHRATLCLVGIGELGPQAHMLQTGVLTREEYDDLRAKGAVGDLVGQFLDAEGRRVASEVNDRALSVGLDDLKGRRVVAIAGGAIKAEAITAALTSGMVTDLIIDESAAVAMAARRGARPPPRRQRETS
- a CDS encoding TRAP transporter substrate-binding protein, which produces MSRTPTGLIAALSAALLLAPAARAEIREQHIKFAAANSKGHPQVTGMEKFAAIVAEKSGGKITVQLFPGGTLGGDVQVLSALQGGIVEMTVMNAGILSGNAPAFGAVDLPFLFDTPQEADAVMDGPFGAHLLELLPAKGLVGLAYWELGFRNLTNNRHPVAKVEDIKGLKIRTIQSPIPIALFNALGANAVPMPYPELYGALETGTVDGQENPSANILNAKFYEVQKYLTLTRHQYNPQIVLVSKAFWDRLNDEERAVLQSAATGARDIQRQVSREADAKALDEIRANGMEVTELPPEEVAKLRAATAPVVEEFRPKIGEDTVALLQAELEKLRKK
- a CDS encoding extracellular solute-binding protein, which translates into the protein MKRTTDLFDRHVAGQMSRRELMTGAVKLGLGAAAAGFLLNQAGTRAPAAHGPDFKKFSGKKISLLLNKHPYTDAMIANLDNFKALTGLDVSYDVFPEDVYFDKVTATLSSKSPQYDVFMTGAYQTWQYGPAGWLADMNEYIRNPELTAAAYNWDDVLPGLRSSTAWSGVPGQPLGGDGAKQWAVPWGFELNSVAYNKRIFDAAGMKPPKDLPEMVDQAGKLSALNQGFYGVGVRGSRSWATIHPGYLSGLTNYGGKDFEVTDGKLKAAMNSAEAKEFTRLWIEMIQKGGPKNWTTYTWYEVGNDLGAGASAMIFDADILGYFQNKGTKEAGNLAYHAFSAKPGAAAPTPNVWIWSLAMSAFSQQPEAGWTFVQWASGTEHTTFGATKADLVNPVRQSVWDNADFHKRLESYPGYLDQYKASAAGSKIYFTPQPLFFNLTTEWAASLQKMYAKEIPVDEGLDQLAEFIDQQLQDAGLAD
- a CDS encoding ABC transporter ATP-binding protein — its product is MAFLDIAGIGKSFGKAQILDGLDLAVEKGEFVVVFGPSGAGKTVLLRLIAGILQPEAGDIRIGGTSILGQGPEQRDVGMAFQNFALYPHLPAFENIASPLRARRTGETEIRKRVKEVAELLRIGHVLDHLPKQLSNGQKQRTALARSLVCSPSVLLLDDPLRNVDAKIRYEMRQELPRLLRAVGATVLYVTQDYKEAMALGDRVGVLLDGRFRQADTPAGIYGKPQDTRIARLFGAPPINLIETAAQDGRISIAGTAFPAPAAVPAGKPCLVGLRPEDVEVRFEPAEDAVPVDLEAVTPLNVRTVMLLRAADGTEILASRPEDQGADLGRGRRRAWARPDLARALCFDRETGARLPAATA